In Setaria italica strain Yugu1 chromosome IX, Setaria_italica_v2.0, whole genome shotgun sequence, the genomic stretch AAGACCTGAAATTATTTCTCAAGGTTCTGATAACAAAGACCTTACTTCTAATACACCAAAAGAGTGCGAGTTACTGAAAGTAAAGCAAGAGCTTGGAAACACGTCTCAACAAGGTATTGTTGCTCAGCAGCAGCCTATGCAGCAAATGAAGAGTGAACAAACACCAATTGTTGCTCAGCAGCAGCCTATGCCACAAATGAAGAGTGAACAAGCACCAATTGTCGCTCTGCAGCAGCCTTTGCAGCAAATGAAGAGTCAACAAACACCTCACACAAATCAAACGAATGGTGCAACTACAGCAGCAAAAGCCCCAGTTGTTACATTTCACATGTTACTTCCGATTTTGAGACGCTACATTGACAAAGACAAGGATATGCAAGTTCAGTCCATTTTTGCCAAGTTGCGGGTTTGTATATCCTTTTTCTTAATTTTATGTTTGTTCATTACCTTTTCTCTGGAAACTTTCCTGTCCTAGGACGATAATACTCAATAAACATATTAGACTCATAGAACAGTTGAAATATGAATTACAGTCTTAACTTTTATTTCCTATCAAACATTGGATCACATATTTTTACTACTACACAAGATTAGTACTAATTTTCTGTTATGACTTACACATATTGATGTAACTCAAAAGTAATAACTTGGGATGATTGTTCTTCTTTTGTAGAAGCTCCATGTAAGCCATTAATCTGCTTATCCTTTTTGTAAACTTGATCTTTTATTTTCAATAGAAAAATGAAGTCAGCAAGGAACACTTTTTAAAAGTTGTAAGGAATATTGTTGGCGATAAGGTGCTTAAGCTAGCTCTTTCGGAATATCAAATGCAGGTAAATAATCTTTCCACTTCATTGTGATCTATGTAAAACATAGCCTGGCTCTCCGCCATTTATTAATGCTGCTTAACATTGTATTTCTTGTGTTTAATTAAGGTCTATCTATGTATGCATCAGCATTGCATGTAGCCTCATTATAGTTATTCTTACCAGtactttctgtttttttttggggggttaCTTACTCTTGTTTGTCAGCACACTGCTCAGGCACAGCGAAATACTCAGACAAATCCAGGCAACTATTCTTTATTAAGTCAAGTTTCTGGTCAGCAGACTGTTCCTAGTGGTTCTATGACAGATGAGCAGGAGGCATATCCAGGGGCTCACACCATCCCTATGAAACAAGCTATTGACAACCTAAGACCACCTCAATTCCGGCCTTCCTTGTCTAGCCAAGTGCAGAGTATTAGGGGTTATTCACCTTCACAAAGCAATGCACATAAGGCTAATGAAACAGGAAACATGTCAGATGGGAAAGGAGCTCATATGCTACAAACCCGTCCACCCAATACCTTAACTCCGGCGCAAACAATGCAGCATCATGTTCAGCGTCCACAAACACCCTCGCCAATGTTTGGGACAAATAGTATTCATGCACGTCCATTTCCAAGACCAGTTGGAAGTCCAGCTGCATCATTTAGACCACAAATGACAGATCCCAATCAAAGAGCACAATTGGTCCAGGGAGCTGTGACCACAGTAGCTGGGAGTGTGCCAACACAATCTATAGTGTCTGGAAATGCACCAACTAATCAATCTACATGGCAAAAATCAGCAAACAAGGAGCAGAAAACTAATTCTTTCACTCCAACAGCACATATGAATAAGGAAACTATTAGCCAAAACTCGGAATCTTCGCAGAATTCTTTTGTTGCAATGCATGCAAAACAAGTCAATCAAGCCCCAGGATCTTCAAAAGGTGGTGGTGGCATGGAAAACCAGTCACCAAAATTGAGTGCTTCTAAGTCTTCGACCACGACAAACTCAAGTCAGACTCAATCTCATGTCACTCAAGCAGAGCCTAAATTGCAGGTATGTATTGATTTTCTATCGCGTTGATATGTTTTCTTGTACTTGTAGTTGTATATCATAGCTCATTTTGGATCCATAACTGCTGGATGGGGTTATTTGTTGAACAATTTGCATTATCTTATTATGTTATGACATGAAACCCTGAAATATTCTTAGCTAATCTTGCTATTTCCGAACTTCCATGTAAAATCTCATGTGACCTTATCAGTTacatcatacatgtatatatatggttTAGTGGTTTACCAGAAAGCGTTTAGTAATAAGTACTGACTAACTGGAAGTAAGGGAGGAACCTCAAGCTAGTTAGATTCAGTAATTGGAACGCATACTTGGATGGTAGACTTGGTTCGATTTCTTCACCTAGTTGAATATTTAGATCAAAATCTGTATCTCAAGCTAACTTTGATGTAGGATGTCAAAGTTATAAGTGCAATTATTGGTTCATTTGTCCAGAGCATTTTACATTGAAGTGCAATTAAATAATTCATGGAGCGGAGCTTCAATGATTAATTTtgaattataaatttataattgaTCATAAGAATGCAATTTGCTCTAACAATATCCTGCATTGGATGTTTCTTTTAGGGGAAAAAAGAGAGTACAAGGTCCTAATGTTGTAGGGCTATAGGTCCCTCACAATTCACGAACCTTTTTGCATCCAAGTGCAATTCCTAGATGTGTGCCCACAGTAGATGGAAGCTCAGTGTCAGTGAATTCACCTATCAAGCCATATTTATTAGTATTTCCATTTGGAGAACTCCTTGAACTATTCTCCAAGTCCAGTCCGGAATAGATTTGTGATTGTACTGATGACACATATCAGATCTTACAGATTGGCATCTATATGTGTGCATGCACATAACCACACAAGGAACTAATTTATATGTTATGAAGTGAGAACATGCAATtgttaataattattttatcaggcaagaggatggaggaagagcGGATATCAGTAAGAATTTTGTAATTTGGTGTAGGCATTAACGGTATAGTTGATACCTTGTTAAGCATGTATGCATCCATGGCTGAATGCTTGGTTGAGTTCTGTTCATTTCTTATGGAATTTTATGTGTTCATTCATTTTTCTTATAGAAATAATTCACCATTGTGGATGATTGTTTTGGCTTTGTGTTCTAATTAGTTTGGTTGTATTGTTAGGTCCAATCTTCTGTGCAAGCACCTCCTGCGGCAGCTTCTAAAACACCTCAGAGGAAGGCATCTTCTGGACAGAAGAAGCCTCTGGAAGCATTAGGCTCATCCCCTCCACCATCTAGGTAACTCCAATGCCTTTTCTTAGTTAATAATTTCAATTCAAATTACTTTATCTTTTGTCTCTGATTGTTTTATGTTTTGTCAGCAAAAAGCAGAAGACATCTGGAGGTTTCCATGAACAAAGCATTGACCAGCTTAATGATGTCACAGCAGTTAGTGGTGTTAATCTGAGGGTATACGTCTTCTTGTGCTTCTGTTATGTTTATTTGCTTTATGCATGCCATCTAGTACCTattatttgatgaattttgaaGCAATAATAGTTTGTGCCTTTtgccaggaagaagaggaacaactTTTCTCTGCTCCAAAGGAAGAGAGTCGAGTTTCAGAAGCTGCTCGGAGAGTTGTTCAACTAGAAGAAGAAAAGCTCATTCTACAGAAGGGACCACTGGCAAGGAAATTAGCAGAAATCAGTTAATACCTCCATCATTTAAATCTTACTTGATTAAACAAAAACTTTTGCTATCTATTCTCTGACTATGGTATTTTGGCAGTGAGGAAATGTAATTTGAAGGTCATTGGCACTGATGTGGAACGTTGTCTATCGATGGTGAGAGATTATCTACTAAATCTTTTCCATTTGCTTTGGGTTATTTCATATCTAATAAAACCTTTGCCAGTGCGTTGAGGAGAGGTTACGAGGATTTATAAGCGATATAATAAGGTTCTCTAAACAGGTGTGATATTTTAAGTTCATTCAGCTTTCCTTCCAAAATAAACTATCTGAGATATTAAACTCATTACATGCATTCTCATTGTTTGTAGAGGGTTGATGTTGAAAAGTCAAGGCATCGTTTTTATCCGTTATCCTCAGATGTTCGCAGTCATATTATGAGGGTGAACCGAGAAGCTAAAGAACAATGGGAGAAAAAGCAAGCTGAAGATGCTGAGAGAATAAGGAAACAAAATGATGTTAGTTCT encodes the following:
- the LOC101761356 gene encoding transcription initiation factor TFIID subunit 4b isoform X4 — protein: MDPIMKLLEDDEDESLHSGADVEAFTAALNREVEASASTSSTISAPPAASSSSSQPTDHGAALLPQENKSLLNHGHGQWQDRVKNETANQESQQQEQTHLLRNDQPSRPEIISQGSDNKDLTSNTPKECELLKVKQELGNTSQQGIVAQQQPMQQMKSEQTPIVAQQQPMPQMKSEQAPIVALQQPLQQMKSQQTPHTNQTNGATTAAKAPVVTFHMLLPILRRYIDKDKDMQVQSIFAKLRKNEVSKEHFLKVVRNIVGDKVLKLALSEYQMQAQRNTQTNPGNYSLLSQVSGQQTVPSGSMTDEQEAYPGAHTIPMKQAIDNLRPPQFRPSLSSQVQSIRGYSPSQSNAHKANETGNMSDGKGAHMLQTRPPNTLTPAQTMQHHVQRPQTPSPMFGTNSIHARPFPRPVGSPAASFRPQMTDPNQRAQLVQGAVTTVAGSVPTQSIVSGNAPTNQSTWQKSANKEQKTNSFTPTAHMNKETISQNSESSQNSFVAMHAKQVNQAPGSSKGGGGMENQSPKLSASKSSTTTNSSQTQSHVTQAEPKLQVQSSVQAPPAAASKTPQRKASSGQKKPLEALGSSPPPSSKKQKTSGGFHEQSIDQLNDVTAVSGVNLREEEEQLFSAPKEESRVSEAARRVVQLEEEKLILQKGPLARKLAEIMRKCNLKVIGTDVERCLSMCVEERLRGFISDIIRFSKQRVDVEKSRHRFYPLSSDVRSHIMRVNREAKEQWEKKQAEDAERIRKQNDYMQGDGNANIDLEKDKNETRASSKHAKTYKEDDDKMRTTAANVAARVAAGGDDMLSKWQLLAERNKQRSEGGDGSSGSVPGNMLQHKPSLKSGKDSMEDQGIEKRGYSTMLGSGGIRRSPLTKVARSVSVKDVIAALEREPQMSKSSLLFQLYGRPLTEPAAK
- the LOC101761356 gene encoding transcription initiation factor TFIID subunit 4b isoform X2 produces the protein MDPIMKLLEDDEDESLHSGADVEAFTAALNREVEASASTSSTISAPPAASSSSSQPTDHGAALLPQENKSLLNHGHGQWQDRVKNETANQESQQQEQTHLLRNDQPSRPEIISQGSDNKDLTSNTPKECELLKVKQELGNTSQQGIVAQQQPMQQMKSEQTPIVAQQQPMPQMKSEQAPIVALQQPLQQMKSQQTPHTNQTNGATTAAKAPVVTFHMLLPILRRYIDKDKDMQVQSIFAKLRKNEVSKEHFLKVVRNIVGDKVLKLALSEYQMQHTAQAQRNTQTNPGNYSLLSQVSGQQTVPSGSMTDEQEAYPGAHTIPMKQAIDNLRPPQFRPSLSSQVQSIRGYSPSQSNAHKANETGNMSDGKGAHMLQTRPPNTLTPAQTMQHHVQRPQTPSPMFGTNSIHARPFPRPVGSPAASFRPQMTDPNQRAQLVQGAVTTVAGSVPTQSIVSGNAPTNQSTWQKSANKEQKTNSFTPTAHMNKETISQNSESSQNSFVAMHAKQVNQAPGSSKGGGGMENQSPKLSASKSSTTTNSSQTQSHVTQAEPKLQVQSSVQAPPAAASKTPQRKASSGQKKPLEALGSSPPPSSKKQKTSGGFHEQSIDQLNDVTAVSGVNLREEEEQLFSAPKEESRVSEAARRVVQLEEEKLILQKGPLARKLAEIMRKCNLKVIGTDVERCLSMCVEERLRGFISDIIRFSKQRVDVEKSRHRFYPLSSDVRSHIMRVNREAKEQWEKKQAEDAERIRKQNDGDGNANIDLEKDKNETRASSKHAKTYKEDDDKMRTTAANVAARVAAGGDDMLSKWQLLAERNKQRSEGGDGSSGSVPGNMLQHKPSLKSGKDSMEDQGIEKRGYSTMLGSGGIRRSPLTKVARSVSVKDVIAALEREPQMSKSSLLFQLYGRPLTEPAAK
- the LOC101761356 gene encoding transcription initiation factor TFIID subunit 4b isoform X1, with translation MDPIMKLLEDDEDESLHSGADVEAFTAALNREVEASASTSSTISAPPAASSSSSQPTDHGAALLPQENKSLLNHGHGQWQDRVKNETANQESQQQEQTHLLRNDQPSRPEIISQGSDNKDLTSNTPKECELLKVKQELGNTSQQGIVAQQQPMQQMKSEQTPIVAQQQPMPQMKSEQAPIVALQQPLQQMKSQQTPHTNQTNGATTAAKAPVVTFHMLLPILRRYIDKDKDMQVQSIFAKLRKNEVSKEHFLKVVRNIVGDKVLKLALSEYQMQHTAQAQRNTQTNPGNYSLLSQVSGQQTVPSGSMTDEQEAYPGAHTIPMKQAIDNLRPPQFRPSLSSQVQSIRGYSPSQSNAHKANETGNMSDGKGAHMLQTRPPNTLTPAQTMQHHVQRPQTPSPMFGTNSIHARPFPRPVGSPAASFRPQMTDPNQRAQLVQGAVTTVAGSVPTQSIVSGNAPTNQSTWQKSANKEQKTNSFTPTAHMNKETISQNSESSQNSFVAMHAKQVNQAPGSSKGGGGMENQSPKLSASKSSTTTNSSQTQSHVTQAEPKLQVQSSVQAPPAAASKTPQRKASSGQKKPLEALGSSPPPSSKKQKTSGGFHEQSIDQLNDVTAVSGVNLREEEEQLFSAPKEESRVSEAARRVVQLEEEKLILQKGPLARKLAEIMRKCNLKVIGTDVERCLSMCVEERLRGFISDIIRFSKQRVDVEKSRHRFYPLSSDVRSHIMRVNREAKEQWEKKQAEDAERIRKQNDYMQGDGNANIDLEKDKNETRASSKHAKTYKEDDDKMRTTAANVAARVAAGGDDMLSKWQLLAERNKQRSEGGDGSSGSVPGNMLQHKPSLKSGKDSMEDQGIEKRGYSTMLGSGGIRRSPLTKVARSVSVKDVIAALEREPQMSKSSLLFQLYGRPLTEPAAK
- the LOC101761356 gene encoding transcription initiation factor TFIID subunit 4b isoform X6 encodes the protein MDPIMKLLEDDEDESLHSGADVEAFTAALNREVEASASTSSTISAPPAASSSSSQPTDHGAALLPQENKSLLNHGHGQWQDRVKNETANQESQQQEQTHLLRNDQPSRPEIISQGSDNKDLTSNTPKECELLKVKQELGNTSQQGIVAQQQPMQQMKSEQTPIVAQQQPMPQMKSEQAPIVALQQPLQQMKSQQTPHTNQTNGATTAAKAPVVTFHMLLPILRRYIDKDKDMQVQSIFAKLRKNEVSKEHFLKVVRNIVGDKVLKLALSEYQMQHTAQAQRNTQTNPGNYSLLSQVSGQQTVPSGSMTDEQEAYPGAHTIPMKQAIDNLRPPQFRPSLSSQVQSIRGYSPSQSNAHKANETGNMSDGKGAHMLQTRPPNTLTPAQTMQHHVQRPQTPSPMFGTNSIHARPFPRPVGSPAASFRPQMTDPNQRAQLVQGAVTTVAGSVPTQSIVSGNAPTNQSTWQKSANKEQKTNSFTPTAHMNKETISQNSESSQNSFVAMHAKQVNQAPGSSKGGGGMENQSPKLSASKSSTTTNSSQTQSHVTQAEPKLQVQSSVQAPPAAASKTPQRKASSGQKKPLEALGSSPPPSSKKQKTSGGFHEQSIDQLNDVTAVSGVNLREEEEQLFSAPKEESRVSEAARRVVQLEEEKLILQKGPLARKLAEIMRKCNLKVIGTDVERCLSMCVEERLRGFISDIIRFSKQRVDVEKSRHRFYPLSSDVRSHIMRVNREAKEQWEKKQAEDAERIRKQNDDCIVVSNEHISTCREMAMQILI
- the LOC101761356 gene encoding transcription initiation factor TFIID subunit 4b isoform X5 — encoded protein: MDPIMKLLEDDEDESLHSGADVEAFTAALNREVEASASTSSTISAPPAASSSSSQPTDHGAALLPQENKSLLNHGHGQWQDRVKNETANQESQQQEQTHLLRNDQPSRPEIISQGSDNKDLTSNTPKECELLKVKQELGNTSQQGIVAQQQPMQQMKSEQTPIVAQQQPMPQMKSEQAPIVALQQPLQQMKSQQTPHTNQTNGATTAAKAPVVTFHMLLPILRRYIDKDKDMQVQSIFAKLRKNEVSKEHFLKVVRNIVGDKVLKLALSEYQMQHTAQAQRNTQTNPGNYSLLSQVSGQQTVPSGSMTDEQEAYPGAHTIPMKQAIDNLRPPQFRPSLSSQVQSIRGYSPSQSNAHKANETGNMSDGKGAHMLQTRPPNTLTPAQTMQHHVQRPQTPSPMFGTNSIHARPFPRPVGSPAASFRPQMTDPNQRAQLVQGAVTTVAGSVPTQSIVSGNAPTNQSTWQKSANKEQKTNSFTPTAHMNKETISQNSESSQNSFVAMHAKQVNQAPGSSKGGGGMENQSPKLSASKSSTTTNSSQTQSHVTQAEPKLQVQSSVQAPPAAASKTPQRKASSGQKKPLEALGSSPPPSSKKQKTSGGFHEQSIDQLNDVTAVSGVNLREEEEQLFSAPKEESRVSEAARRVVQLEEEKLILQKGPLARKLAEIMRKCNLKVIGTDVERCLSMCVEERLRGFISDIIRFSKQRVDVEKSRHRFYPLSSDVRSHIMRVNREAKEQWEKKQAEDAERIRKQNDGDGNANIDLEKDKNETRASSKHAKEDDDKMRTTAANVAARVAAGGDDMLSKWQLLAERNKQRSEGGDGSSGSVPGNMLQHKPSLKSGKDSMEDQGIEKRGYSTMLGSGGIRRSPLTKVARSVSVKDVIAALEREPQMSKSSLLFQLYGRPLTEPAAK
- the LOC101761356 gene encoding transcription initiation factor TFIID subunit 4b isoform X3; translated protein: MDPIMKLLEDDEDESLHSGADVEAFTAALNREVEASASTSSTISAPPAASSSSSQPTDHGAALLPQENKSLLNHGHGQWQDRVKNETANQESQQQEQTHLLRNDQPSRPEIISQGSDNKDLTSNTPKECELLKVKQELGNTSQQGIVAQQQPMQQMKSEQTPIVAQQQPMPQMKSEQAPIVALQQPLQQMKSQQTPHTNQTNGATTAAKAPVVTFHMLLPILRRYIDKDKDMQVQSIFAKLRKNEVSKEHFLKVVRNIVGDKVLKLALSEYQMQHTAQAQRNTQTNPGNYSLLSQVSGQQTVPSGSMTDEQEAYPGAHTIPMKQAIDNLRPPQFRPSLSSQVQSIRGYSPSQSNAHKANETGNMSDGKGAHMLQTRPPNTLTPAQTMQHHVQRPQTPSPMFGTNSIHARPFPRPVGSPAASFRPQMTDPNQRAQLVQGAVTTVAGSVPTQSIVSGNAPTNQSTWQKSANKEQKTNSFTPTAHMNKETISQNSESSQNSFVAMHAKQVNQAPGSSKGGGGMENQSPKLSASKSSTTTNSSQTQSHVTQAEPKLQVQSSVQAPPAAASKTPQRKASSGQKKPLEALGSSPPPSSKKQKTSGGFHEQSIDQLNDVTAVSGVNLREEEEQLFSAPKEESRVSEAARRVVQLEEEKLILQKGPLARKLAEIMRKCNLKVIGTDVERCLSMCVEERLRGFISDIIRFSKQRVDVEKSRHRFYPLSSDVRSHIMRVNREAKEQWEKKQAEDAERIRKQNDYMQGDGNANIDLEKDKNETRASSKHAKEDDDKMRTTAANVAARVAAGGDDMLSKWQLLAERNKQRSEGGDGSSGSVPGNMLQHKPSLKSGKDSMEDQGIEKRGYSTMLGSGGIRRSPLTKVARSVSVKDVIAALEREPQMSKSSLLFQLYGRPLTEPAAK